A window of Hordeum vulgare subsp. vulgare chromosome 5H, MorexV3_pseudomolecules_assembly, whole genome shotgun sequence genomic DNA:
GCTTGTTCGCGAGAAGAAAAAAGATCAAGGTTTTTTGCAAAATAGCAGGCCACACATCCTCTCTGCCATCCGGTCGCTGACAGTGGGCTCCATGCCCCGTTGACACGTCTAATCAGCATCTTGTTCGTATAAAAACGTGACTTGAAGTGTATATGCACGTCAAAGTTAAGTTATCTCACCAGTTCAATGTATGTTGTAAGTTTTAACACTACACTGATTTTTTATATCAAGTTAGGGCATCAGTGGTGTAATTGACTCCCTAAATATTAGCAAAAGGAGAACTCCCTCCGTTATGACTTAGAAGACGTGTTTGGAAATTCTCTAAAATCTAGATAGTTATTCATTGATTATGAGCCTAGTTTAAAAAACCGTACCGGACCGTCGTCGGATCGGGAAAAACCGGAACCGACAGCCTCATCGGACTTTTAAGCTAATAAGACCGTTCTATAATTGAACCGGAGAAAACAGGTCGAACCGGCCGGTTTTCTAAAAAAACCAATAAATACCAGGTCACTAAACCGGGAAAAACAGGAAaatattttaatagaatttgagaGAAGTGGGATTCGATCGCAAGTCCTGTGAGCAATACGTGAGGTCTACCCACGACCCTATAACCAACTCGGCTAGGCTACTTTGTTGTTCATTACATGAAAATAATTTTGTTTCATCATTGTTTCATACTATATTAGCACATATATTACTcaacatttatttatttattacttAAAAAACCGACAATCGAACCGATGAACCAACGGTCCGACCGATAAAAACTTGAACCGACAACCTTTTCGGTTCGATGTCCGGTTCGGTTTTTTAAACTACGGTTGTGAGATGGACTGAAAACTAGCATTCACACGCTACGCATGCATATAAAAGTAATACAACGAAATACTAATTAGCTGATAAAAGTAAATGCAAtgcacataaaaattatatcattaaaaataGAACGTTTAaaatttctaatgatatattttttgtaatatatgtctcttattaagttggtcaaattgatgacttagatataCGTACCGGACTTATAAAATGAAACGGAATAAGTATCTATTATGAAAATTCACGTAAATTTAACCGTCACTTCTAACCTGTGACGGAGGGTGTACAAAGGATGAAGGAATTATTTATGGAAACGATAATGAGAATCACACACACCGCGGTAACAATCAATTCGAAGTCTGCCGTGGCTTAGCAAATACTCCGATGTCACTCTGAGTGCTTCTTGCCCTTGTCCTTGGATCTGGATGGCGTGGGCAGCAGATCGCCGCAATCATACCACAAGGTATCGGCGAGCTTGGGGAAGATGAACCTGTAAAAGATCAAGTCACGGAACAGCTTGACAATGTGGCCGCGCAGGCCGTGCGCGTCGATCCCGCCCTGCTGGACCCAGCCCGACAGGTAGGCTCCGGCGACCAGCCAGGCGGCCCGGCCACGGCGCTCCGACACGTAGGCCGCCACCCCCTCCGCCGGCGTGGCCGCCCGCGACAGCGCACGCGCGAGCACCACGGCGTCCTCCAGCGCGGAGCATCCGCCCTGCGCCAGGTCCGGCGTCATGGGGTGGAACGCGTCGCCGGCCACCGTGACCGCCCCGCGAGCGACCGGGCCCGTCAAGATGGCCCAGGGCGACCGGTAGAGCAGCGGAGCCCACGAGACGCTCTTGTGGTCGGAGTGGCGCACCACGTCCAGGTACTCCGCCGGCATGCGCGCTCCCAGGTTGTCCGTGACCTCCCGCAGGATCTTGGCCGGGTCCGCGCCGGCTTCCTTCTCTGCTGCGGCGACGGTGTTGTTGACGAGGAACCAGTAGACTTCCGTCTCGCTGATGGGCACCATGCTGGCCCTGAGGCCCGCCGTGAGGAACTGCCGGAGCTCCTTCTTCATGCCGTGACCGCCCGGGTAGACGGCGAGACCGCGGACGGCGGACCGGCCGCATGTGACCGGCTCCGACAGTCCTAGCCACCGCGCCACCACCGAGTACACCCCGTCGCATCCGATCAGCACCTGATGGATTGGACGACGTTTACAAGACAGCAACTACAGTTAATTAATTGTGCGGAGCTTGGTTTACCTTGGCTCGGATCACTGTGCCGTCGTCTAGCCGTAGAACGGAGGTGTCCGGCGAACCGTCCCCGGCCGTCTcactgttgatggagacgagcttGGACGAGAAGCGGATGGTGCCCGGCGGGAGCTCCTCCGCGAGCGCTTCCAGCAGCGCCTTTCGATCCGCCGGCCTCGCCTTGATTTCACCGCTTAATTTTTGCGTCGGTTTAGCCAAACTGATCAGATCGATTCTATATGTCTATGCCTATGCTGCTAGATTAGCTCAGTTATCGACTCAACCTGGGGATGGAAAATACTTGTGTCAGTCACCAACCTGTTTTTGCGTCCGGCGAAGCGAAACACCTGAGTTGCTCCATTTTCAAGATTGGTCACCTGAAATCTGCACGGGCAGCAAGAGAATCGATTCCAAGTAATTCTGTTTTCTCTTGTTGATACATACGAACGAATTGCAAAAGCTGACGCACGCACGTTTCGTAGGCGTCGTAGCGGGACATGAGCTTGTGCGCGACGCCGAGCGCGCGGAGCGCGAACCAGCCGCTGGGGAAGATGGTGAGCGCGGCGCCCGTGGCGCGCAGCTCAGCGTGCCGCTCCAGGACCAGAACGCCGCCGCCCACGCCGGCCCGACGCAGAGCCAGCGCGGTCGCGAGCCCTGCGATCCCGGCGCCCACGATGACCACCTCCGCCTCCACCGCCGATGATGACATCGTCGCCACCTCACCCTCACTCGCTGGCTAGCTACTACCTCAATTATGCTTAGGACGGACACTACCAAAGATCACGTTAGACATCGGCACTGTCGTGGCGATGGGACATGAATGCTGATACTGCTCGTCGGCTCCAGAAATTTAAGGCATCCAGAGCATCTTTAATAGTGATCGCAAAAAACACGCGTGGATAAACACAATTTTTAACGTGCGCGGAGTAAAATCGTGCGTTTCAACGGAGGCGGCATAAAAATGCGGGCAGTAAACTATTGCGCGTATGTGGAAGAAAGCGGACAGCCGCGCG
This region includes:
- the LOC123452167 gene encoding monooxygenase 2-like, with the translated sequence MSSSAVEAEVVIVGAGIAGLATALALRRAGVGGGVLVLERHAELRATGAALTIFPSGWFALRALGVAHKLMSRYDAYETFQVTNLENGATQVFRFAGRKNSGEIKARPADRKALLEALAEELPPGTIRFSSKLVSINSETAGDGSPDTSVLRLDDGTVIRAKVLIGCDGVYSVVARWLGLSEPVTCGRSAVRGLAVYPGGHGMKKELRQFLTAGLRASMVPISETEVYWFLVNNTVAAAEKEAGADPAKILREVTDNLGARMPAEYLDVVRHSDHKSVSWAPLLYRSPWAILTGPVARGAVTVAGDAFHPMTPDLAQGGCSALEDAVVLARALSRAATPAEGVAAYVSERRGRAAWLVAGAYLSGWVQQGGIDAHGLRGHIVKLFRDLIFYRFIFPKLADTLWYDCGDLLPTPSRSKDKGKKHSE